One genomic window of Luteitalea pratensis includes the following:
- the leuS gene encoding leucine--tRNA ligase, with translation MADYSPQSIEQKWQERWTATGAFEVTEDASKPPFYCLEMFAYPSGRAHVGHVRNYMIGDVVARLKRMQGANVLHPFGWDAFGMPAENAAIKNNLHPEQWTLDNIAHMKGQLQRLGISYAWGRELATCLPDYYHWNQWLFIRMFERDLAYRRRSTVNWCPSCLTVLANEQVIDGACWRCGTQVTSRELEQWFLRITHYAEELLEGANHLPDWPEKVLTMQRNWIGKSEGVQATFPIADVEGRATTHGIEIFTTRIDTIFGATFVLIAPEHELVETFASESADPASFRKKADRFRQQDRLGRMSGEVEKEGFDTGRRVMNPFTGETVPVWVANFVLGGYGTGAIMAVPAHDQRDFEFARKYGLPVQVVVKPVGGETTDDGATLTEAFTEFGESVHSDEFSGLATETAWETMAASAEARGIGQKTIQYRLKDWGVSRQRYWGTPIPMIHCPSCGVVPVPDDQLPVVLPKIVEFTGKGESPLAQLPEFVNVSCPKCGGAARRETDTMDTFFDSSWYFYRFTDAKNDKQAFDPVKCNYWAPVDFYSGGVEHAILHLIYSRFFTRVFRDLGMVSHDEPFARLLTQGMVLKDGQVMSKSKGNVVDPDEMIAKFGADALRLYVMFVAPPEKEVEWTDTGLEGSFRFLTRVWRFVEPLAGALGSAPTVADTAEFSAPERALRRKTHQTIAKLTDDLYPRVHLNTAISGLMELVNELYLFGDATGVFKPGRRAAAEQESAPVVPDVPASTLAAGREAVEALVRLMSPFAPHMAEELWELLGHTGGIVAAGWPVSDPAVAAEEAVELPVQVNGKVRGRVTVPAGSADDVVQAAALADPNVKAHTDGKTIVKVIVAAGRLVSVVVK, from the coding sequence GTGGCTGACTATTCTCCGCAATCCATCGAGCAAAAGTGGCAGGAACGCTGGACCGCGACCGGGGCCTTCGAGGTCACCGAGGATGCGTCGAAGCCGCCGTTCTACTGCCTCGAGATGTTCGCGTACCCGTCGGGCCGGGCCCACGTCGGACACGTCCGTAATTACATGATTGGCGACGTGGTCGCCCGCCTGAAGCGCATGCAGGGCGCCAACGTCCTGCATCCGTTCGGATGGGATGCGTTCGGCATGCCGGCCGAGAACGCCGCCATCAAGAACAACCTGCACCCGGAGCAGTGGACGCTCGACAACATCGCGCACATGAAGGGGCAGCTGCAGCGTCTCGGGATCAGCTACGCGTGGGGCCGGGAACTGGCCACGTGCCTGCCTGACTACTACCACTGGAACCAGTGGCTCTTCATTCGCATGTTCGAGCGCGACCTGGCGTATCGCCGGCGTTCGACCGTCAACTGGTGCCCGAGCTGCCTGACCGTGCTTGCCAACGAGCAGGTGATCGACGGCGCGTGCTGGCGCTGCGGCACGCAGGTCACGTCCCGTGAGCTCGAGCAGTGGTTCCTGCGCATCACGCACTACGCCGAGGAACTGCTCGAGGGCGCCAACCACCTTCCCGACTGGCCCGAGAAGGTCCTGACGATGCAGCGCAACTGGATCGGGAAGTCGGAGGGCGTGCAGGCCACGTTCCCGATCGCCGACGTCGAGGGCCGCGCCACGACCCACGGCATCGAGATCTTCACGACCCGCATCGACACGATCTTCGGCGCGACGTTCGTACTGATCGCGCCCGAGCACGAACTGGTGGAGACGTTTGCCAGCGAGTCCGCCGATCCTGCCAGCTTCCGCAAGAAGGCTGACCGGTTCCGGCAGCAGGATCGCCTCGGCCGCATGTCGGGTGAGGTCGAGAAGGAAGGTTTCGACACCGGCCGCCGGGTGATGAATCCCTTCACCGGCGAGACGGTGCCGGTGTGGGTTGCCAACTTCGTGCTCGGTGGCTATGGCACCGGCGCGATCATGGCGGTCCCGGCGCACGACCAGCGTGACTTCGAGTTCGCGCGCAAGTACGGTCTCCCTGTGCAAGTCGTGGTGAAACCCGTCGGAGGCGAGACGACCGACGACGGCGCGACGCTGACCGAGGCGTTCACCGAGTTCGGCGAGAGCGTGCACTCGGACGAGTTCTCGGGGCTGGCGACGGAGACGGCGTGGGAGACGATGGCGGCCTCGGCCGAGGCGCGCGGCATCGGCCAGAAGACGATCCAGTACCGGCTGAAGGACTGGGGCGTGTCGCGGCAGCGGTACTGGGGCACGCCGATCCCGATGATCCACTGCCCGTCGTGCGGCGTGGTGCCGGTGCCCGACGACCAGCTGCCTGTGGTGCTGCCGAAGATCGTCGAGTTCACCGGCAAGGGTGAATCGCCGCTGGCGCAGCTGCCGGAGTTCGTCAACGTCTCGTGCCCGAAGTGCGGCGGCGCCGCGAGGCGCGAGACCGACACGATGGATACGTTCTTCGATTCGTCCTGGTACTTCTACAGGTTCACTGATGCGAAGAATGACAAGCAGGCGTTCGACCCGGTCAAGTGCAACTACTGGGCGCCGGTCGATTTCTACAGCGGCGGCGTCGAGCACGCGATCCTGCACCTGATCTACTCGCGCTTCTTCACGCGCGTGTTCCGCGATCTCGGCATGGTGTCGCACGACGAGCCGTTCGCCAGGTTGCTCACGCAGGGCATGGTGCTCAAGGACGGACAGGTCATGTCCAAGTCCAAGGGCAACGTCGTCGATCCGGACGAGATGATCGCGAAGTTCGGCGCCGACGCGCTGCGGCTCTACGTGATGTTCGTCGCGCCGCCCGAGAAGGAAGTCGAGTGGACCGACACCGGCCTCGAGGGCAGCTTTCGCTTCCTCACGCGGGTGTGGCGGTTCGTCGAGCCGCTGGCCGGGGCGCTCGGTTCGGCCCCGACCGTTGCCGACACGGCGGAGTTCTCCGCTCCCGAGCGGGCGCTGCGACGCAAGACGCACCAGACCATCGCGAAGCTCACCGACGACCTGTATCCGCGTGTGCATCTCAACACGGCCATCTCGGGTCTGATGGAACTCGTGAACGAACTGTACCTGTTCGGCGACGCCACCGGAGTCTTCAAGCCCGGCCGCCGAGCGGCTGCGGAGCAGGAGTCCGCGCCGGTGGTACCGGACGTGCCGGCGAGTACGCTGGCGGCTGGTCGCGAAGCCGTGGAGGCGCTCGTGCGCCTGATGTCACCGTTCGCGCCGCACATGGCCGAGGAGTTGTGGGAACTACTCGGACACACCGGTGGAATCGTCGCGGCAGGCTGGCCGGTCAGCGATCCGGCGGTGGCGGCTGAAGAGGCCGTCGAACTCCCGGTGCAGGTGAATGGCAAGGTGCGCGGGCGCGTCACCGTGCCCGCCGGGTCGGCTGACGACGTCGTGCAGGCTGCTGCGCTCGCCGACCCGAACGTGAAAGCGCACACCGACGGCAAGACCATCGTCAAGGTGATCGTGGCCGCGGGACGCCTCGTGAGCGTGGTGGTGAAGTGA
- a CDS encoding glycoside hydrolase family 2 protein, giving the protein MPFPRALCLALLLAAAPAFGQSQSPAALPRPEFPNPQFERADWVNLNGSWRFAFDDTDAGMREAWYGGGRRFDKQIVVPFAFESPKSGIADPTFHPVVWYQRDVTIPAGWKGRRVLLKFGAVDYRATVWLNGQQVGGHEGGNTPFGFDVTDLLKDGTNALVVRAEDPPTDRFIPRGKQYWKEKSESIFYTRTTGIWQTVWLEAVGDSYLSHVRIQPAMDGAVRFDARLARPAAGQVLRAVVRFAGTEVTRGEVTADGGRASLGLSVTDPRQWNIGQGNLYDVSLELLRGTQVVDRVQSYYGYREVTVDAKGLQFNGRRAYLRMVLDQGYWPESLLTPPSDQAIQYDIKTAQAMGFNGARKHQKVEDPRFLYWADKLGYLVSGEMANAYLYDDQYVARFTREWLEVLERDINHPSIVMWIPINESWGTPNLRDRRQQAHLKSNYWLTKSLDPTRLVIENDGWEHVDTTDVFGIHDYARTGDMFAKKYAVLDNPTARIPDNSRAALVPGYEYNGSPIFLSEFGGIAYHVPGSPAPEGAWGYSGVEKTPEDALTRLRGLYEAIAKVPRIIGVCYTQLTDVEQEINGLLTYDRKPKFDVNAVKTINELVRGQ; this is encoded by the coding sequence ATGCCATTCCCGCGCGCCCTTTGTCTGGCCCTGTTGCTTGCCGCGGCCCCGGCCTTCGGCCAATCGCAATCACCCGCGGCCCTGCCCCGACCCGAGTTCCCGAACCCGCAGTTCGAGCGAGCCGACTGGGTCAACCTCAACGGCTCCTGGCGGTTCGCGTTCGACGACACGGATGCGGGGATGCGGGAGGCCTGGTACGGCGGCGGTCGGCGGTTCGACAAGCAGATCGTCGTGCCATTCGCCTTCGAGAGTCCGAAGAGCGGCATCGCCGACCCGACGTTCCACCCCGTGGTCTGGTACCAGCGAGACGTCACCATACCGGCGGGATGGAAGGGGCGTCGTGTCCTTCTCAAGTTCGGGGCCGTGGACTACCGCGCGACGGTCTGGCTGAACGGGCAGCAGGTCGGCGGCCACGAAGGTGGCAACACGCCGTTCGGCTTCGACGTGACCGATCTGCTGAAGGACGGCACGAACGCGCTCGTGGTGCGCGCCGAGGATCCGCCGACCGACCGTTTCATCCCGCGTGGCAAGCAGTACTGGAAGGAGAAGTCAGAGAGCATCTTCTACACGCGCACCACCGGCATCTGGCAGACGGTCTGGCTCGAGGCCGTCGGCGACAGCTACCTCTCGCACGTGCGGATCCAGCCGGCGATGGATGGCGCGGTGCGCTTCGATGCACGACTCGCACGTCCCGCCGCCGGGCAGGTGCTGCGCGCGGTCGTGCGTTTCGCGGGTACGGAAGTGACGCGCGGCGAGGTGACGGCAGACGGCGGGCGCGCGAGCCTCGGGCTGTCGGTCACCGACCCGCGGCAGTGGAACATCGGCCAGGGCAACCTGTACGACGTCTCGCTGGAACTCCTTCGCGGCACGCAGGTCGTGGACCGCGTTCAGTCGTACTACGGCTATCGCGAGGTGACCGTCGATGCCAAGGGCTTGCAATTCAACGGAAGGCGCGCGTACCTGCGGATGGTGCTCGACCAGGGCTACTGGCCAGAGTCGCTGCTGACGCCACCCTCCGACCAAGCCATCCAGTACGACATCAAGACCGCACAGGCGATGGGCTTCAACGGCGCGCGCAAGCACCAGAAAGTGGAGGATCCGCGCTTCCTGTACTGGGCCGACAAGCTGGGCTATCTCGTCTCCGGCGAGATGGCCAACGCGTACCTGTACGACGACCAGTACGTGGCGCGGTTCACGCGCGAGTGGCTCGAGGTGCTGGAGCGCGACATCAACCACCCGTCGATCGTGATGTGGATCCCGATCAACGAGAGCTGGGGGACGCCGAACCTGCGCGACCGCCGCCAGCAGGCCCACCTGAAGTCGAACTACTGGCTGACCAAGTCCCTCGATCCGACGCGGCTGGTGATCGAGAACGACGGCTGGGAGCACGTGGACACGACCGACGTGTTCGGCATCCACGACTACGCGCGGACCGGCGACATGTTCGCGAAGAAGTACGCGGTACTCGACAACCCGACGGCACGTATCCCGGACAACAGCCGCGCGGCGCTCGTCCCCGGCTACGAGTACAACGGCTCGCCGATCTTCCTCTCGGAGTTCGGCGGCATCGCGTACCACGTGCCCGGATCTCCTGCACCCGAAGGCGCGTGGGGCTACTCCGGCGTCGAGAAGACGCCCGAGGATGCGCTCACCCGATTACGCGGCCTCTACGAGGCCATTGCGAAGGTGCCACGAATCATCGGCGTGTGCTACACGCAGCTGACCGACGTCGAGCAGGAGATCAACGGGCTGCTCACGTACGACCGCAAGCCGAAGTTCGACGTCAACGCCGTGAAGACGATCAACGAACTGGTGAGGGGACAATAA
- a CDS encoding FG-GAP repeat protein, with amino-acid sequence MLFRRFLVALVAAFLALADTTSAQTPGPTSAQLAFLKASTPRVSSFFGASVAIAGDTAVVGAYLEESGGAAYVFVRNGVSWSQQARLTVSNSSAFGVSVAVAGDTVVVGDDEGEGAAYVFVRSGASWSLQARLKASNAATDDSFGTAVAVGGDTVVVSAPGEDGAGTGVNGDQGNNSADDAGAVYVFVRTGTTWSQQAYLKASNAEASGEFGTSTALAGDTLVVGAGLEDSRSRVVNGNQQDNGADEAGAAYVFVRSGVTWGQQAYLKASNADSNDGFGVAVAAAGDTVVIGAPGEESSAMGVNGDQGGNDASLAGAAYVFVRTGTTWSQQAYLKASNTATFNLFGNSVGIAGDRLVVGSAGERSGATDVNGDQGDSGEAFAGAAYAFVRHGTTWSQESYFKASNTDAGDFFGNSVAIATDTVLVGAPFEASSDTRVIGNQYDNSINGAGAAYLFGPRVDTDQDGLPDDWETAFGLDPTSSTGDNGRSGDLDGDGLTNVQQLAVGTHPRGFFTRYLAEGATSSFFDTRLALLNPGSTGATATLSYRRVGAATVAVRVPLPAATRVTVDPNRRFGAATTEFSTKLESDQPFVVDRTMSWGTDAYGAHAETAVAAPSPIWYLAEGATHSGFNLFYLLLNPNAAEAQVRVRYLRPSGVSLEKIYTLPADSRTNIWVDVEEFGGQRLLASTDVSAVFEVLNDQPIIVERAMYLDLPGEMFGAGHESAGVTAPATQWFLAEGATGPFFDLFVLIANPGASDALIEATYLLPDGSTITKPYTVAANSRFNIWVDYEDARLANTALSTTIRAINSVPVVVERAMWWPGNNWYEAHNSPGSTVTGTKWALAEGEVGGARGVDTYILLANTSPTTGTVNVTVLLENGTSAERTFPVPANSRFNVDVRTEFPSTVDKRFGAIVESVGLAPAQIVVERAMYWDALGQRWAAGTNALATKLQ; translated from the coding sequence ATGCTGTTCCGACGGTTTCTGGTCGCTCTGGTCGCCGCATTCCTGGCCCTGGCTGACACGACCTCGGCGCAGACGCCTGGTCCGACCTCCGCGCAATTGGCCTTCCTGAAGGCGTCGACCCCTCGCGTGTCCAGTTTCTTCGGCGCGTCGGTGGCCATCGCGGGAGATACCGCGGTGGTCGGCGCATATCTGGAGGAGAGTGGGGGCGCGGCGTATGTGTTCGTGCGTAACGGGGTGTCGTGGAGTCAGCAGGCCCGCCTGACGGTCTCCAACTCGTCCGCGTTCGGCGTTTCCGTGGCGGTGGCTGGCGATACGGTGGTGGTCGGCGATGACGAGGGCGAGGGGGCGGCTTACGTTTTCGTGCGCAGTGGTGCGTCGTGGAGCTTGCAGGCTCGCCTCAAGGCCTCGAACGCCGCCACCGACGATAGCTTCGGCACTGCGGTGGCGGTGGGGGGAGACACCGTGGTGGTGAGTGCGCCAGGCGAGGATGGCGCGGGCACGGGAGTGAATGGTGATCAGGGCAACAACAGCGCAGACGATGCCGGCGCAGTGTACGTCTTCGTCCGCACCGGGACGACGTGGAGTCAGCAGGCCTACCTGAAGGCCTCGAACGCGGAGGCTTCCGGCGAATTCGGCACGTCCACCGCCCTGGCCGGCGACACGCTCGTCGTCGGGGCCGGTCTGGAGGACAGCCGGTCCCGCGTCGTCAACGGCAACCAGCAGGACAACGGCGCGGACGAAGCGGGGGCGGCGTATGTGTTCGTGCGCAGCGGGGTGACGTGGGGCCAGCAGGCGTACCTCAAGGCCTCCAATGCCGATTCGAACGACGGGTTCGGTGTGGCGGTCGCGGCCGCAGGCGACACGGTCGTGATCGGCGCGCCCGGTGAGGAAAGTAGTGCCATGGGGGTGAACGGCGATCAGGGGGGCAACGACGCCAGCTTGGCGGGGGCGGCGTACGTGTTCGTCCGCACCGGGACGACGTGGAGCCAGCAGGCCTACCTGAAGGCCTCGAATACCGCGACGTTCAACCTCTTTGGCAACTCCGTTGGCATCGCCGGTGACCGACTGGTCGTGGGATCGGCCGGCGAGCGCAGCGGCGCCACGGACGTGAATGGCGACCAGGGCGACAGCGGCGAGGCCTTCGCCGGAGCTGCGTATGCGTTCGTGCGCCACGGGACCACGTGGAGCCAGGAGTCCTACTTCAAGGCCTCGAATACCGACGCCGGGGATTTCTTTGGCAACTCGGTGGCGATTGCGACCGATACCGTGCTCGTCGGGGCGCCGTTCGAGGCGAGCAGCGACACGAGAGTGATAGGGAACCAGTACGACAACAGCATCAATGGCGCCGGTGCGGCGTATTTGTTCGGACCCCGCGTGGACACCGATCAGGACGGCCTGCCCGACGACTGGGAAACCGCGTTCGGCCTGGATCCCACGTCCTCGACCGGTGACAACGGCAGGTCAGGCGACCTGGACGGGGATGGCCTGACAAACGTGCAGCAACTGGCCGTGGGCACGCACCCGCGTGGGTTCTTCACTCGCTATCTGGCAGAGGGTGCCACCTCGAGCTTCTTCGACACGCGCCTCGCGCTGCTGAACCCAGGTAGCACCGGCGCCACGGCGACGCTATCGTATCGTCGGGTCGGCGCCGCGACCGTGGCCGTGCGGGTCCCACTCCCTGCGGCCACCCGTGTCACAGTGGATCCGAACCGCCGGTTCGGGGCCGCGACGACGGAATTCTCGACGAAGCTCGAGTCCGATCAGCCCTTTGTGGTGGACCGCACCATGTCCTGGGGCACCGATGCCTATGGCGCGCACGCCGAGACTGCCGTTGCCGCGCCATCGCCGATCTGGTATCTGGCCGAGGGGGCCACGCACAGCGGGTTCAATCTCTTCTACCTGTTGCTGAACCCCAATGCCGCGGAGGCGCAGGTTCGCGTGCGCTACCTGCGACCCAGCGGGGTGTCGCTGGAGAAGATCTATACGCTCCCCGCTGATTCACGGACCAACATCTGGGTGGACGTCGAAGAGTTCGGCGGCCAGAGGCTGCTGGCCAGCACCGACGTGTCCGCAGTCTTCGAGGTGCTCAACGACCAGCCGATCATCGTCGAGCGCGCCATGTATCTCGATCTGCCGGGGGAGATGTTCGGAGCGGGCCACGAAAGCGCCGGGGTGACGGCACCGGCCACGCAGTGGTTCCTGGCCGAGGGGGCGACCGGACCATTCTTCGATCTCTTCGTGCTGATCGCGAATCCCGGCGCGTCCGACGCCCTGATCGAGGCGACGTACCTGCTCCCGGACGGCTCCACGATCACGAAGCCGTACACGGTCGCGGCAAACAGTCGCTTCAACATCTGGGTGGACTACGAAGATGCGCGTCTGGCCAATACCGCGCTGTCCACGACCATTCGCGCCATCAACAGCGTCCCCGTGGTCGTCGAGCGGGCGATGTGGTGGCCGGGCAACAACTGGTACGAGGCGCACAACTCACCGGGGTCAACGGTGACCGGCACCAAGTGGGCGCTTGCCGAGGGCGAAGTCGGGGGAGCCCGCGGAGTGGACACCTACATCCTGCTCGCGAACACGTCTCCCACGACCGGGACGGTGAACGTGACCGTGCTGTTGGAGAACGGCACGAGCGCCGAGCGGACGTTCCCCGTCCCGGCCAACAGCCGGTTCAACGTCGATGTGCGGACCGAGTTCCCGTCGACGGTCGACAAGCGCTTTGGGGCCATTGTCGAGAGCGTGGGACTTGCGCCGGCCCAGATCGTCGTCGAGCGCGCGATGTACTGGGACGCCCTCGGGCAGAGGTGGGCGGCGGGGACCAACGCGCTCGCCACGAAGCTGCAGTGA
- a CDS encoding PadR family transcriptional regulator translates to MYRTAHDAEAALFDNLKGEMRRGYLIASVLAALKVEQYGYSLRKQLADEGLEVDEGTLYPLLRRLETQGLLASEWREEGKRNKRFYRLSPSGAAMLGQLLDEWQALDAALTGLLREFPR, encoded by the coding sequence ATGTATCGCACAGCTCATGACGCCGAGGCCGCCCTCTTCGACAACCTCAAGGGTGAGATGCGCCGCGGCTACCTCATCGCCTCGGTGCTGGCCGCGCTCAAGGTGGAGCAATACGGCTACTCGCTGCGCAAGCAGCTCGCCGACGAGGGGTTGGAGGTCGACGAAGGCACGTTGTACCCCCTGTTGCGGCGGCTCGAGACGCAGGGACTCCTCGCCAGCGAATGGCGCGAGGAAGGCAAGCGCAACAAGCGCTTCTATCGATTGTCTCCGTCCGGCGCCGCGATGCTGGGCCAGCTGCTCGACGAGTGGCAGGCCCTCGACGCCGCCCTCACCGGACTGCTGCGGGAGTTCCCCCGATGA
- a CDS encoding histone deacetylase → MLLLFTPRVLDHVTPAGHPESPERGDVMRAAALRAGDLGITVREPRAATDEEILRVHDTGHLAAIKATRGRAIALDADTFTSPDSHDVARLAAGAACEAALHAYATGEPALAIVRPPGHHAERSQAMGFCLFSNVAMAVAAARAAGAARVAVVDIDVHHGNGTQWAFYSDPTVLVVNTHQFPFYPGTGAVSEAGHGAGIGLTLNLPLEAGATDADHAQVWNAVIDQALVRFAPDLIVVSVGFDGHQDDPLGSQRMTTRGYRAWLTAIRARAEQTCGGRLAVVTEGGYDLTALRACLDATVDVLHGPVAADSEWRDAGGPDRRGRETVQALQSHPLVARSS, encoded by the coding sequence ATGCTGCTCCTCTTCACCCCGCGCGTCCTCGACCACGTCACTCCGGCAGGTCACCCGGAGTCGCCCGAGCGCGGCGACGTCATGCGCGCGGCGGCGCTGCGTGCGGGCGACCTCGGCATCACCGTGCGCGAGCCTCGTGCGGCGACCGACGAAGAGATCTTGCGGGTGCACGATACCGGTCACCTGGCCGCGATCAAGGCGACGCGAGGACGTGCCATCGCCCTCGACGCGGATACGTTCACGTCGCCAGACAGCCATGACGTGGCCCGGCTTGCCGCCGGAGCGGCGTGCGAGGCCGCGCTGCACGCCTACGCGACGGGCGAGCCGGCGCTCGCGATCGTGCGTCCGCCAGGCCATCACGCCGAACGCTCGCAGGCGATGGGCTTCTGCCTGTTCTCGAACGTGGCGATGGCGGTCGCCGCGGCGCGCGCAGCCGGGGCCGCGCGCGTCGCCGTTGTCGACATCGACGTCCACCATGGCAACGGCACCCAATGGGCGTTCTACAGCGACCCGACCGTGCTCGTCGTGAACACGCACCAGTTCCCGTTCTATCCGGGTACGGGCGCGGTGTCGGAAGCGGGGCACGGCGCAGGTATCGGGCTGACGCTGAACCTGCCGCTGGAGGCAGGCGCCACCGACGCCGATCATGCCCAGGTGTGGAACGCCGTGATCGATCAGGCGCTCGTGCGGTTCGCACCCGACCTCATCGTCGTCTCGGTTGGCTTCGACGGCCACCAGGACGATCCGCTGGGCTCGCAGCGGATGACGACGAGGGGCTACCGGGCGTGGCTGACCGCCATCCGCGCCCGGGCAGAGCAGACATGCGGCGGCCGCTTGGCCGTGGTCACCGAAGGCGGCTATGACCTGACGGCCCTACGTGCGTGCCTCGACGCCACCGTCGACGTCCTGCACGGCCCTGTTGCCGCCGACAGCGAGTGGCGCGACGCGGGCGGACCGGATCGACGCGGCAGGGAGACCGTGCAGGCGCTGCAGTCGCATCCGCTGGTGGCGCGCAGCTCGTGA
- a CDS encoding lysophospholipid acyltransferase family protein, whose translation MSDRPAWEGSASKRRQVALIAHVGTPLVAALGRTWRYTSEGAEAFDQCLAAGQCPILALWHGRILPATPFWRDRGIVAITSENFDGEWIARIMHRFGYAAARGSTSRGGVKALVQLKRLVAQGHPTAFTVDGPRGPARRAQPGALWLAKATGQPILPFHIEAASAWHVRSWDRALVPRPFSRVTVAVGPPFFVAAEADDAGLEQRRQDLEAELHRLEQRATAMLQQR comes from the coding sequence GTGAGTGATCGCCCCGCGTGGGAGGGCTCTGCCTCGAAGCGGCGACAAGTGGCGCTGATCGCGCACGTCGGAACGCCGCTGGTTGCCGCGCTCGGCCGCACCTGGCGATACACCAGCGAGGGCGCAGAGGCGTTCGACCAGTGCCTCGCTGCGGGGCAGTGCCCGATCCTGGCGCTCTGGCACGGCCGCATCCTGCCGGCCACGCCGTTCTGGCGCGATCGCGGGATCGTCGCCATCACCAGCGAGAACTTCGACGGTGAATGGATCGCCCGCATCATGCATCGGTTCGGATACGCCGCAGCACGCGGCTCGACGTCCCGCGGTGGCGTGAAGGCCCTGGTGCAACTCAAGCGACTCGTGGCGCAGGGCCACCCGACGGCGTTCACGGTCGATGGCCCGCGCGGCCCGGCGCGGCGAGCCCAGCCAGGTGCTCTCTGGCTCGCAAAGGCGACAGGTCAGCCGATCCTTCCCTTTCACATCGAGGCGGCGTCGGCCTGGCATGTCAGGAGCTGGGACCGCGCCCTCGTGCCGCGGCCGTTCTCGCGGGTTACCGTGGCGGTCGGGCCGCCGTTCTTCGTGGCCGCGGAGGCTGACGATGCCGGCCTCGAACAGCGCCGCCAGGATCTCGAGGCGGAGCTCCACCGGCTGGAGCAGCGAGCCACCGCGATGCTTCAGCAGCGGTAG